Proteins from a single region of Bos indicus x Bos taurus breed Angus x Brahman F1 hybrid chromosome 29, Bos_hybrid_MaternalHap_v2.0, whole genome shotgun sequence:
- the FKBP2 gene encoding peptidyl-prolyl cis-trans isomerase FKBP2 isoform X2 codes for MRLSWVLTVLSICLSALVTATGTEGKRKLQIGVKKRVDHCPIKSRKGDVLHMHYTGKLEDGTEFDSSLPQNQPFVFSLGTGQVIKGWDQGLLGMCEGEKRKLVIPSELGYGERGAPPKIPGGATLVFEVELLKIERRSEL; via the exons ATgaggctgagctgggtcttgacAGTACTGTCCATCTGCCTGAGCGCCCTGGTCACGGCCACAGGGACCGAGGGCAAACGGAAGCTGCAGATCGGAGTCAAGAAACGGGTAGACCACTGTCCCATCAAATCGAGGAAAGGGGACGTCCTGCACATGCACTATACG GGGAAGCTAGAAGATGGAACAGAGTTTGACAGCAGCCTGCCCCAGAACCAGCCCTTTGTCTTCTCCTTGGGCACAGGCCAGGTCATCAAGGGCTGGGACCAGGGGCTGCTAGG GATGTGTGAGGGGGAAAAGCGGAAGCTGGTGATTCCATCAGAGCTGG GGTATGGAGAGCGGGGAGCTCCCCCAAAGATTCCAG GTGGTGCAACCTTGGTGTTTGAGGTGGAGCTGCTCAAAATCGAGCGACGTTCAGAACTGTAG
- the PLCB3 gene encoding 1-phosphatidylinositol 4,5-bisphosphate phosphodiesterase beta-3 has product MAGARPGVHALQLEPPTVVETLRRGSKFIKWDEEASSRNLVTLRVDSNGFFLYWTGPNMEVDTLDISSIRDTRTGRYARLPKDPKIREVLGFGGPDARLEEKLMTVVAGPDPVNTTFLNFMAVQDDTAKVWSEELFKLAMNILAQNASRNTFLRKAYTKLKLQVNQDGRIPVKNILKMFSADKKRVETALESCGLNFNRSESIRPDEFSLEIFERFLNKLCLRPDIDKILLEIGAKGKPYLTLEQLMDFINQKQRDPRLNEVLYPPLRPSQARLLIEKYEPNKQFLERDQMSMEGFSRYLGGEENGILPLEALDLSTDMTQPLSAYFINSSHNTYLTAGQLAGTSSVEMYRQALLWGCRCVELDVWKGRPPEEEPFITHGFTMTTEVPLRDVLEAIAETAFKTSPYPVILSFENHVDSAKQQAKMAEYCRSIFGDALLIDPLDKYPLAPGVPLPSPQDLMGRILVKNKKRHRLGSGVPDSSVRKRPLEQSNSALSESSATTEPSSPQLGSPSSDSCPGLSNGEEVGLEKPSLEPRKSLGEEGLQRGPDVLGPAYREDEEEDEEEEEQTDPKKPTTDEGTASSEVNATEEMSTLVNYIEPVKFKSFEAARKRNKCFEMSSFVETKAMEQLTKSPMEFVEYNKQQLSRIYPKGTRVDSSNYMPQLFWNVGCQLVALNFQTLDVPMQLNAGVFEYNGRSGYLLKPEFMRRPDKSFDPFTEVIVDGIVANAVRVKVISGQFLSDRKVGIYVEVDMFGLPVDTRRKYRTRTSQGNSFNPVWDEEPFDFPKVVLPTLASLRIAAFEEGGKFVGHRILPVSAIRSGYHYICLRNEANQPLCLPALLIYTEASDYIPDDHQDYAEALINPIKHVSLMDQRAKQLAALIGESEAQSGPETSQETQTQQLGCQLNPHPTPSPLDASPRRPPGPATSPTSSSISSSISSPGQRDDLIASILSEVAPAPLDELRGHKALVKLRSRQERDFRELYKKHQRKAVALTRRLLDNLAQARAGSRCRQRPGVLSGEDERAEEEEVSRYQEFQKKQMQCLLELREAQVDTEADRRLQHLQQAQLKLREVVLDAHMTQLKKLKEINEREKKELQKILDRKRHNSISEAKTREKHKKEAELTEINRRHITESVNSIRRLEEAQKQRQERLVAGQQQILQQLAEEEPKLLAQLVQDCQEQRERLPQEIRWSLLGETQEGLGDGHLVACASNGHAPGSSGHLPGADSESQEETTKL; this is encoded by the exons ATGGCGGGCGCCAGGCCCGGCGTCCACGCGCTGCAGCTAGAGCCGCCCACCGTCGTGGAGACCCTGCGGCGCGGGAGTAAGTTCATCAAATGGGACGAG GAGGCCTCCAGTCGGAACCTGGTAACCCTGCGAGTGGACTCCAATGGCTTCTTCCTGTACTGGACGGGACCCAACATG GAGGTGGACACACTCGACATCAGTTCCATCAGGGATACCAGGACGGGCCGTTATGCCCGCCTGCCCAAG GACCCCAAGATCCGGGAGGTGTTGGGCTTTGGGGGCCCTGATGCCCGGTTGGAGGAGAAGCTGATGACAGTGGTGGCCGGGCCAGACCCGGTGAATACAACATTCTTGAACTTCATGGCCGTGCAGGATGATACAGCCAAG GTCTGGTCCGAGGAGCTCTTCAAGTTGGCTATGAACATCCTGGCTCAGAACGCCTCCCGGAACACCTTCTTGCGCAAAGC ATACACGAAGCTGAAGCTGCAGGTAAACCAGGATGGACGGATTCCAGTCAAGAA CATCCTGAAGATGTTCTCAGCAGACAAGAAGCGGGTAGAAACTGCACTGGAATCCTGTGGCCTCAATTTCAACCGA AGCGAGTCCATCCGGCCTGACGAGTTTTCCTTGGAAATCTTTGAGCGGTTCCTGAACAAGCTGTGTCTGCGGCCAGACATTGACAAGATCCTGCTGGAGAT AGGTGCCAAGGGCAAACCTTACCTGACGCTGGAGCAGCTCATGGATTTCATTAACCAGAAGCAGCGGGACCCGCGGCTCAACGAAGTGCTGTACCCACCTCTGCGGCCCTCCCAGGCCCGACTGCTCATCGAGAAGTACGAACCCAACAAGCAGTTCCTGGAGCGAG ACCAGATGTCCATGGAGGGCTTCAGCCGCTACCTGGGAGGTGAGGAGAATGGCATTCTGCCGCTTGAGGCCTTGGATCTGAGCACAGACATGACCCAGCCGCTCAGCGCCTACTTCATCAATTCCTCGCACAACACCTATCTCACGG CGGGGCAGCTGGCCGGAACCTCGTCGGTGGAGATGTACCGGCAGGCGCTGTTGTGGGGCTGCCGCTGTGTGGAGCTGGACGTGTGGAAGGGGCGGCCGCCCGAGGAGGAGCCGTTCATCACGCACGGCTTCACCATGACCACGGAGGTGCCGCTGAGAGACGTGCTTGAGGCCATCGCGGAGACCGCCTTCAAGACTTCGCCCTACCCCGTCATCCTCTCCTTTGAGAACCACGTGGACTC GGCGAAACAGCAGGCCAAGATGGCTGAGTACTGCCGCTCCATCTTTGGGGACGCTCTGCTCATCGACCCCCTGGACAAGTACCCG CTGGCCCCAGGCgtccccctgcccagcccccaggacCTGATGGGCCGCATCCTGGTGAAGAACAAGAAGCGGCACCGACTCGGCAGCGGCGTCCCCGACAGCTCCGTGCGCAAGCGGCCACTGGAGCAGAGCAACTCGGCCCTGAGCGAGAGCTCCGCCACCACCGAGCCCTCCTCGCCCCAGCTTG GGTCCCCCAGCTCTGACAGCTGCCCAGGCCTGAGCAATGGGGAGGAGGTGGGCCTCGAGAAGCCCAGCCTGGAGCCTCGGAAGTCTCTGGGGGAGGAGGGTTTGCAGCGGGGCCCTGATGTTCTTGGACCTGCCTACCGGGAGGATGAGGAAGAGGACGAGGAAGAGGAGGAACAAACGGACCCCAAAAAGCCGACCACGGATGAG GGCACCGCCAGCAGTGAGGTCAACGCCACTGAGGAAATGTCCACACTCGTCAACTATATCGAGCCTGTCAAGTTCAAGTCCTTCGAGGCTGCTCGAA aGAGGAACAAGTGCTTCGAGATGTCGTCCTTCGTGGAGACCaaggccatggagcaactgaccAAGAGCCCCATGGAGTTTGTGGA ATACAACAAGCAGCAGCTCAGCCGCATCTACCCCAAGGGCACCCGCGTGGACTCGTCCAACTACATGCCCCAGCTCTTCTGGAACGTGGGCTGCCAGCTCGTTGCACTCAACTTTCAGACCCTGG ATGTGCCAATGCAGCTCAACGCCGGCGTGTTTGAGTACAACGGGCGCAGCGGCTACCTACTCAAGCCTGAGTTCATGCGGCGGCCGGACAAGTCCTTTGACCCCTTCACCGAAGTCATAGTGGATGGCATCGTGGCCAATGCCGTGCGGGTCAAG GTGATCTCGGGGCAGTTCCTGTCCGACAGGAAGGTGGGAATCTACGTGGAGGTAGACATGTTCGGGCTTCCTGTTGACACGCGGCGCAAGTACCGCACACGGACCTCACAGGGGAACTCGTTCAACCCTGTGTGGGATGAGGAGCCATTCGACTTCCCCAAG GTGGTGCTGCCCACACTGGCTTCGCTGCGCATCGCGGCCTTTGAGGAGGGGGGCAAGTTCGTGGGGCACCGGATCCTGCCTGTCTCTGCTATCCGCTCAG ggTACCATTACATCTGCCTGCGGAATGAGGCCAACCAGCCGCTGTGCCTGCCAGCCCTGCTCATCTACACCGAGGCCTCCGACTACATCCCCGACGACCACCAGG actATGCAGAGGCCCTGATCAACCCCATCAAGCATGTCAGCCTGATGGACCAGAGGGCCAAGCAGCTGGCTGCCCTCATTGGGGAGAGCGAG GCTCAGTCTGGCCCGGAGACGAGCCAGGAGACCCAGACTCAGCAGCTGGGGTGCCAGCTGAACCCACACCCGACGCCCAGCCCGCTGGACGCCTCCCCGCGCCGGCCCCCAGGCCCCGCCACCTCCCCGACCAGCTCCTCCATCAGCTCCTCCATCAGCAGCCCAG GTCAGCGTGATGATCTTATCGCCAGCATCCTCTCAG AGGTGGCCCCGGCCCCGCTGGACGAGCTCCGAGGCCACAAGGCCCTAGTGAAGCTCCGGAGCCGGCAAGAGCGAGACTTCCGGGAGCTGTACAAGAAACATCAGCGGAAGGCCGTTGCCCTCACGCGCCGGTTGCTCGACAACCTGGCCCAGGCCCGTGCGGGGAGCAGGTGCCGACAGCGGCCTGGTGTCCT AAGCGGGGAGGACGAGAGGGCAGAAGAGGAAGAGGTTAGCAGGTATCAAGAGTTCCAGAAGAAACAGATGCAGTGTCTGCTGGAGCTGAGGGAGGCCCAGGTGGACACAGAGGCGGATCGGAGGCTGCAGCACCTGCAgcag GCTCAGCTGAAGCTCAGGGAGGTTGTCCTGGACGCTCACATGACtcagttgaagaaactgaaggaGATAAACGAGAG GGAGAAGAAGGAGCTGCAGAAGATCCTGGACAGGAAACGCCACAACAGCATCTCAGAGGCCAAGACCAGGGAGAAACATAAGAAAGAGGC GGAACTGACAGAGATTAACCGTCGGCACATCACTGAGTCAGTCAACTCCATCCGTCGG CTGGAGGAGGCCCAGAAGCAGCGGCAGGAACGCCTTGTGGCCGGACAGCAGCAGATCCTCCAACAGCTGGCGGAAGAGGAGCCCAAG CTGCTGGCCCAGCTGGTCCAGGACTGTCAGGAGCAGCGGGAGAGGCTGCCCCAGGAGATCCGCTGGAGCCTGCTGGGCGAGACACAGGAGGGACTGGGGGACGGGCATCTGGTCGCCTGTGCCAGCAACGGTCACGCGCCTGGGAGCAGCGGGCACCTGCCCGGTGCTGACTCAGAGAGCCAGGAGGAGACTACAAAGCTCTGA
- the PPP1R14B gene encoding LOW QUALITY PROTEIN: protein phosphatase 1 regulatory subunit 14B (The sequence of the model RefSeq protein was modified relative to this genomic sequence to represent the inferred CDS: inserted 1 base in 1 codon; deleted 1 base in 1 codon), which produces MLQLPPGTPAAAXRRGAARSRAYELTRSSGPEPAGGRPGGGGAGRGPTAHVAPAAAMADSGPAGGAALAAPAPGPGSGGPGPRVYFQSPPGAAGEGPGGADDEGPVRRQGKVTVKYDRKELRKRLNLEEWILEQLTRLYDCQEEEIPELEIDVDELLDMESDDTRAARVKELLVDCYKPTEAFISGLLDKIRGMQKLSTPQKK; this is translated from the exons ATGCTGCAGCTGCCCCCGGGCACCCCCGCCGCCG CTCGCCGCGGAGCCGCGCGGAGCCGAGCTTACGAGCTAACCCGATCCAGCGGCCCGGAGCCAGCCGGCGGGCGTCCGGGAGGCGGCGGCGCAGGGAGGGGCCCGACG GCGCACGTGGCCCCGGCGGCCGCCATGGCGGACAGCGGCCCCGCGGGGGGCGCGGCGTTGGCGGCCCCGGCCCCCGGACCGGGGAGTGGCGGCCCAGGGCCCCGCGTCTACTTTCAGAGCCCCCCTGGGGCTGCAGGCGAGGGCCCGGGCGGCGCGGACGACGAGGGCCCAGTGAGGCGCCAAGGGAAGGTCACGGTCAAGTACGACCGCAAGGAGCTACGGAAGCGCCTCAACCTGGAGGAGTGGATCCTGGAGCAGCTCACTCGCCTCTACGACTGCCAG gaAGAGGAGATCCCAGAGCTGGAAATCGACGTGGATGAACTCCTGGACATGGAAAGCGATGATACCCGGGCTGCCAGGGTCAAG GAACTGCTGGTTGACTGTTACAAACCCACTGAG gcctTCATCTCTGGCCTGCTGGACAAGATCCGGGGCATGCAGAAGCTGAGCACACCCCAGAAGAAGTAA
- the FKBP2 gene encoding peptidyl-prolyl cis-trans isomerase FKBP2 isoform X1 — protein sequence MTRLRRDGGTTGVDSGGAARREMRLSWVLTVLSICLSALVTATGTEGKRKLQIGVKKRVDHCPIKSRKGDVLHMHYTGKLEDGTEFDSSLPQNQPFVFSLGTGQVIKGWDQGLLGMCEGEKRKLVIPSELGYGERGAPPKIPGGATLVFEVELLKIERRSEL from the exons ATGACGCGCCTGCGCAGAGACGGCGGCACGACTGGGGTTGACTCCGGGGGCGCGGCGAGGAG AGAGATgaggctgagctgggtcttgacAGTACTGTCCATCTGCCTGAGCGCCCTGGTCACGGCCACAGGGACCGAGGGCAAACGGAAGCTGCAGATCGGAGTCAAGAAACGGGTAGACCACTGTCCCATCAAATCGAGGAAAGGGGACGTCCTGCACATGCACTATACG GGGAAGCTAGAAGATGGAACAGAGTTTGACAGCAGCCTGCCCCAGAACCAGCCCTTTGTCTTCTCCTTGGGCACAGGCCAGGTCATCAAGGGCTGGGACCAGGGGCTGCTAGG GATGTGTGAGGGGGAAAAGCGGAAGCTGGTGATTCCATCAGAGCTGG GGTATGGAGAGCGGGGAGCTCCCCCAAAGATTCCAG GTGGTGCAACCTTGGTGTTTGAGGTGGAGCTGCTCAAAATCGAGCGACGTTCAGAACTGTAG
- the FKBP2 gene encoding peptidyl-prolyl cis-trans isomerase FKBP2 isoform X4, which yields MTRLRRDGGTTGVDSGGAARREMRLSWVLTVLSICLSALVTATGTEGKRKLQIGVKKRVDHCPIKSRKGDVLHMHYTGKLEDGTEFDSSLPQNQPFVFSLGTGQVIKGWDQGLLGVWRAGSSPKDSRWCNLGV from the exons ATGACGCGCCTGCGCAGAGACGGCGGCACGACTGGGGTTGACTCCGGGGGCGCGGCGAGGAG AGAGATgaggctgagctgggtcttgacAGTACTGTCCATCTGCCTGAGCGCCCTGGTCACGGCCACAGGGACCGAGGGCAAACGGAAGCTGCAGATCGGAGTCAAGAAACGGGTAGACCACTGTCCCATCAAATCGAGGAAAGGGGACGTCCTGCACATGCACTATACG GGGAAGCTAGAAGATGGAACAGAGTTTGACAGCAGCCTGCCCCAGAACCAGCCCTTTGTCTTCTCCTTGGGCACAGGCCAGGTCATCAAGGGCTGGGACCAGGGGCTGCTAGG GGTATGGAGAGCGGGGAGCTCCCCCAAAGATTCCAG GTGGTGCAACCTTGGTGTTTGA
- the VEGFB gene encoding vascular endothelial growth factor B isoform X1 produces MSPLLRRLLLAVLLQLAPAQAPVSQPDAPGHQKKVVSWIDVYARATCQPREVVVPLNMELMGTVAKQLVPSCVTVQRCGGCCPDDGLECVPTGQHQVRMQILMIQYPSSQLGEMSLEEHSQCECRPKKRESAVKPDRASTPHHRPQPRSVPGWDPAPGAPSPADITHPTPAPGPSAHAAPSAASALTPGPATAAADAAASSVVKGGA; encoded by the exons ATGAGCCCCCTGCTCCGCCGCTTGCTGCTCGCCGTGCTCCTGCAGCTGGCCCCCGCCCAG GCCCCCGTCTCCCAGCCTGATGCCCCTGGTCACCAGAAGAAAG TGGTGTCATGGATAGACGTGTATGCTCGTGCCACCTGCCAGCCGCGGGAGGTGGTGGTGCCCCTGAACATGGAGCTCATGGGCACTGTGGCCAAGCAACTGGTGCCCAGCTGCGTGACAGTGCAGCGCTGTGGCGGCTGCTGCCCTGACGATGGCCTGGAGTGCGTGCCCACTGGGCAGCACCAAGTCCGAATGCAG ATCCTCATGATCCAGTACCCAAGCAGTCAGCTGGGGGAGATGTCCCTGGAAGAACACAGCCAGTGTGAATGCAG ACCAAAAAAACGAGAGAGTGCTGTGAAGCCAGACAG GGCTTCCACTCCCCACCACCGTCCCCAGCCCCGCTCTGTTCCGGGCTGGGACCCTGCCCCTGGAGCACCCTCCCCAGCTGACATCACCCATCCCActccagccccaggcccctctgcccacgcTGCCCCCAGCGCCGCCAGCGCCCTGACCCCCGGACCTGCCACTGCCGCTGCCGACGCCGCAGCTTCCTCCGTTGTCAAGGGCGGGGCTTAG
- the FKBP2 gene encoding peptidyl-prolyl cis-trans isomerase FKBP2 isoform X3 translates to MTRLRRDGGTTGVDSGGAARREMRLSWVLTVLSICLSALVTATGTEGKRKLQIGVKKRVDHCPIKSRKGDVLHMHYTGKLEDGTEFDSSLPQNQPFVFSLGTGQVIKGWDQGLLGMCEGEKRKLVIPSELVLGWVEA, encoded by the exons ATGACGCGCCTGCGCAGAGACGGCGGCACGACTGGGGTTGACTCCGGGGGCGCGGCGAGGAG AGAGATgaggctgagctgggtcttgacAGTACTGTCCATCTGCCTGAGCGCCCTGGTCACGGCCACAGGGACCGAGGGCAAACGGAAGCTGCAGATCGGAGTCAAGAAACGGGTAGACCACTGTCCCATCAAATCGAGGAAAGGGGACGTCCTGCACATGCACTATACG GGGAAGCTAGAAGATGGAACAGAGTTTGACAGCAGCCTGCCCCAGAACCAGCCCTTTGTCTTCTCCTTGGGCACAGGCCAGGTCATCAAGGGCTGGGACCAGGGGCTGCTAGG GATGTGTGAGGGGGAAAAGCGGAAGCTGGTGATTCCATCAGAGCTGG TGCTAGGATGGGTAGAGGCTTAG
- the VEGFB gene encoding vascular endothelial growth factor B isoform X2 yields MSPLLRRLLLAVLLQLAPAQAPVSQPDAPGHQKKVVSWIDVYARATCQPREVVVPLNMELMGTVAKQLVPSCVTVQRCGGCCPDDGLECVPTGQHQVRMQILMIQYPSSQLGEMSLEEHSQCECRPKKRESAVKPDSPRPLCPRCPQRRQRPDPRTCHCRCRRRSFLRCQGRGLELNPDTCRCRKLRR; encoded by the exons ATGAGCCCCCTGCTCCGCCGCTTGCTGCTCGCCGTGCTCCTGCAGCTGGCCCCCGCCCAG GCCCCCGTCTCCCAGCCTGATGCCCCTGGTCACCAGAAGAAAG TGGTGTCATGGATAGACGTGTATGCTCGTGCCACCTGCCAGCCGCGGGAGGTGGTGGTGCCCCTGAACATGGAGCTCATGGGCACTGTGGCCAAGCAACTGGTGCCCAGCTGCGTGACAGTGCAGCGCTGTGGCGGCTGCTGCCCTGACGATGGCCTGGAGTGCGTGCCCACTGGGCAGCACCAAGTCCGAATGCAG ATCCTCATGATCCAGTACCCAAGCAGTCAGCTGGGGGAGATGTCCCTGGAAGAACACAGCCAGTGTGAATGCAG ACCAAAAAAACGAGAGAGTGCTGTGAAGCCAGACAG ccccaggcccctctgcccacgcTGCCCCCAGCGCCGCCAGCGCCCTGACCCCCGGACCTGCCACTGCCGCTGCCGACGCCGCAGCTTCCTCCGTTGTCAAGGGCGGGGCTTAGAGCTCAACCCAGACACCTGCAG GTGCCGGAAGCTGCGAAGGTGA